One Nostoc punctiforme PCC 73102 DNA window includes the following coding sequences:
- a CDS encoding quinone oxidoreductase family protein: MMRNIAICSNEVENLILGQDSVKTIDMNGILVRCGLLRTENIYFDRNAVSNRFKVLVKKKAFSCNYRDKSIIFRITKQAPENTFYVVGSDFVGEVIATGSEVTELKVGDRVIANNAYPESDALEAFPGIPSNHASKEYQVFHQAKLIKIPLEMSDEIAAAFSIGGQTSYSIVRKFNPTKGSNILVTAAKSNTSLFVINALKKYDVNIYATSTSRLFEEELRAMGVKKVILVESKPNSLLENQSIQNIVAETGGFDCVFDPFFDLYLGQSVELMKIGAKYITCGLYDQYFELINQSFTPFSLNTNHIMGSVMTKNLQIIGNCLGLTEDLKNAIQDYALGHLNVVIDSVFTGKDIEGFFERTYNAKDRFGKVVYKYE; the protein is encoded by the coding sequence ATGATGAGAAATATTGCAATTTGCAGTAACGAAGTTGAAAATTTAATCCTTGGACAAGATTCCGTAAAAACCATAGATATGAATGGTATTCTTGTTCGTTGTGGCTTGCTTCGTACCGAAAATATTTATTTTGATCGAAATGCCGTAAGCAATCGATTTAAAGTCTTAGTTAAGAAAAAAGCTTTTTCCTGTAATTACCGCGACAAGAGTATTATTTTTAGAATCACTAAACAAGCACCTGAAAATACGTTTTATGTCGTTGGTTCAGATTTTGTTGGCGAAGTTATTGCTACTGGTTCGGAAGTAACAGAATTAAAAGTTGGCGATAGAGTTATTGCTAATAATGCCTATCCAGAATCAGACGCACTAGAGGCATTTCCTGGCATACCTAGCAACCACGCCTCAAAAGAATATCAGGTATTTCATCAAGCCAAGTTAATAAAAATACCTCTAGAAATGTCAGATGAAATTGCTGCTGCTTTTAGTATTGGAGGGCAAACAAGCTACAGCATCGTTCGCAAGTTTAATCCAACAAAAGGCTCTAATATTTTAGTTACCGCAGCTAAATCTAATACTTCCTTGTTTGTAATTAATGCCTTGAAAAAGTACGACGTGAATATTTATGCCACAAGTACCTCAAGGCTTTTTGAGGAAGAACTCAGAGCGATGGGAGTCAAAAAGGTGATTCTAGTCGAGTCAAAACCTAACAGTTTACTAGAAAATCAGTCAATTCAAAACATCGTTGCAGAAACAGGCGGATTTGATTGTGTATTCGATCCCTTTTTCGATCTCTATTTAGGACAGTCCGTTGAACTAATGAAGATCGGAGCGAAGTACATAACCTGTGGACTATACGATCAATACTTTGAATTAATTAATCAAAGCTTTACTCCATTTTCATTAAATACTAACCACATTATGGGATCGGTTATGACCAAAAATCTTCAAATTATTGGTAATTGTCTTGGTTTAACCGAAGACCTCAAAAATGCTATTCAAGACTATGCTTTAGGCCATTTAAATGTAGTAATTGACTCTGTTTTTACTGGCAAAGATATAGAAGGTTTCTTCGAGCGAACCTATAACGCAAAAGATAGATTTGGCAAAGTAGTCTATAAGTACGAGTAA
- a CDS encoding Nif11-like leader peptide family natural product precursor — MNNPNRKYKNFKMSIQSAKALYTKLLVDEEFRTKLEQTANQQERRQILQAGGFDYTPDELNLAKAELLESAAINNELSETDLQEIVGGGLHRLISPDGKSSISMSHFFDSFNVYLT; from the coding sequence TTGAACAATCCTAATAGAAAATATAAAAATTTTAAAATGTCTATTCAAAGCGCAAAAGCACTCTACACTAAGCTCTTAGTAGATGAGGAATTCAGAACCAAATTGGAGCAAACGGCTAATCAGCAAGAACGGAGACAAATTTTGCAAGCTGGTGGTTTTGATTATACTCCCGATGAATTAAACCTTGCTAAGGCAGAGCTTTTGGAGTCCGCAGCAATCAATAACGAGTTAAGCGAAACTGATCTACAAGAAATTGTTGGCGGCGGATTGCACAGACTTATTTCTCCTGATGGAAAATCTTCTATCTCAATGAGTCATTTTTTTGATAGTTTTAATGTGTATTTAACCTAA
- a CDS encoding NHLP leader peptide family RiPP precursor — protein sequence MSEQEQAQTRQDIEARIIAKAWKDESYKQELLTNSKAVIEREFGVEFPADVTVQVLQENPTSLYFVLPLSPTAIMQELSEEQLQAIAGGGISAVIGNPKLISSALSGLLVSVSYLASHQIRR from the coding sequence ATGAGCGAACAAGAACAAGCACAAACACGCCAAGACATCGAAGCCCGCATCATCGCCAAAGCTTGGAAAGATGAATCTTACAAGCAAGAATTATTAACCAATTCCAAAGCTGTAATTGAGCGGGAATTTGGAGTGGAATTTCCTGCTGATGTAACTGTGCAAGTACTGCAAGAAAATCCTACTTCTTTATACTTCGTACTCCCTTTAAGTCCGACAGCAATAATGCAAGAGTTGTCTGAAGAACAACTACAGGCAATCGCTGGAGGTGGTATATCTGCTGTAATAGGTAATCCCAAACTCATCAGTTCAGCTTTGAGCGGGCTTCTAGTAAGTGTTAGTTATTTAGCGAGTCACCAAATTAGAAGATAG
- a CDS encoding type 2 lanthipeptide synthetase LanM family protein, whose translation MLNEIATPELNISSDRTSTLLVKLDRLPCKISEYNLIKIVEKASTISERLGKTFIPNKLDKEHYVIGSRLERWCQIVAKGDQESFIKRLSWDNLEIDSVRFALGSVALADTQYLPSWTDTLQKAMEIAGSIAEDVFSQDKQQQYQYLDPEEPLPFEEICLPFVEVAKQKLIERVGSSYQLLSQAASIQIGRSLLKQLTELFVESLDLEFSISRAYKSSQLVRLIGQLQGNSSRKQYVEFVKGLLSDGLLAFFQEYSVLARLAAIATDFWIEATADFILRLASDWDEIQQTFQSDRELGQVVDIKSSFSDPHNCGRSVIIIKFTSNLKLVYKPKNLGLEQAYFEFISWINQRGIALPLKTLKIINCSSHGWIEFVNPLPCENQQVVKDYYQRAGMILAIVYTLKGTDCHCENLIACGEQPVLVDLETLFHHGLWMREDSPEAILIANEKLFDSVIATALLPGVRVFNYKQTNDLVNLDFCGLGDFNDKQIVARMQKWVDINTDSMTRGEEECNLLSENNNQPFGENLDTSLSKHVEELIAGFKQMYQFFIQHQKALLAPDSPIAAFTGQKVRLVLRSTQLYSTLLQNSLHPKYLRDGADRSIELDVLAVGFTSLKDKHSSWPMLAPEKQALEQLDIPYISAYSDSNAIIINSDTTIDKFVETSSYNDVITRLKELNDVNLAEQVSIILSSFYSSQTFEKLDLSNLPNTTPNLDEIIHLSEEAILDRVIEIAQEIKQRAIYGSNNTVAWLGMTYDFQGQYFQLRPIAHNLYNGYCGVSLFLAALASVTNKAEFGDLALGTLQSLRKGLQERDPELEQALIKQMGMGGATGLASVVYTFVRIAGFLSEPKLINDAQQIASWLKVDATTVEEELGLLKGAAGTILSLLALYKVTQESDTLEQAIAWGNYLLDRRVTTDTGYKIWTNAEGEPLTGFSQGIAGIAYALLQLYAIAKNSDFLSAAKEAIAYEQSCSIAADKLSPLANWCHGLPGIILARLASLSILNTEEIRQEIETSLPKIQQPSLKALDNLCCGNFADVEVLLVAAEQLSRLELLETARLQTSLVLHRSAITGSFQLLPKLPLKVYHPGFSQGTAGIGYELLRLLYPNKLPSVLLWQ comes from the coding sequence ATGCTCAATGAAATAGCAACGCCAGAATTAAATATATCTAGCGATCGCACTTCAACATTGCTAGTAAAACTAGACCGATTACCCTGTAAAATATCTGAATATAATTTGATTAAAATTGTCGAGAAAGCTAGTACAATTTCAGAGCGCCTCGGCAAAACTTTTATTCCTAATAAATTAGACAAAGAGCATTATGTCATTGGTTCCCGATTGGAAAGATGGTGTCAGATAGTTGCTAAAGGCGACCAAGAAAGCTTTATCAAGCGCTTAAGTTGGGATAATCTAGAGATAGATTCAGTTCGCTTTGCATTAGGTAGTGTTGCTTTAGCAGATACACAATATTTACCTAGTTGGACAGACACTTTGCAAAAAGCAATGGAAATTGCTGGCTCCATAGCTGAGGACGTTTTTTCTCAAGACAAGCAGCAACAATACCAATATTTAGATCCTGAAGAACCATTACCTTTTGAAGAGATTTGTTTACCATTTGTTGAGGTAGCAAAACAGAAATTAATCGAGCGGGTAGGCTCTAGCTACCAACTTTTATCACAGGCTGCTAGCATCCAAATAGGACGAAGTTTGTTAAAACAACTAACAGAATTGTTTGTCGAGTCCTTGGATTTAGAATTCTCAATTTCTCGTGCTTACAAAAGCTCTCAGTTAGTCCGTTTAATCGGACAACTGCAAGGTAATTCTTCTAGAAAGCAGTATGTAGAGTTTGTTAAAGGCTTACTGAGCGACGGTTTGCTGGCATTCTTTCAAGAATACAGCGTACTAGCTCGATTAGCAGCGATCGCTACAGACTTTTGGATTGAAGCTACCGCAGATTTTATTCTCAGATTAGCTTCAGACTGGGATGAAATTCAGCAAACCTTTCAAAGCGATCGAGAACTAGGACAAGTCGTTGATATCAAGTCATCGTTTTCCGATCCACACAATTGCGGACGCTCGGTAATCATTATCAAGTTTACCTCAAACTTAAAACTAGTTTACAAGCCGAAAAACCTTGGTTTAGAACAGGCTTATTTTGAATTTATTTCTTGGATAAATCAACGAGGGATTGCTCTACCTCTCAAAACCCTCAAGATTATCAACTGTTCTAGTCACGGTTGGATAGAATTCGTGAACCCATTACCATGTGAAAACCAACAGGTAGTCAAAGATTATTATCAACGGGCTGGGATGATCTTGGCTATAGTCTACACATTGAAAGGAACAGACTGTCATTGTGAAAACTTAATTGCTTGTGGAGAACAACCAGTTTTAGTAGATTTAGAAACACTCTTCCATCACGGTCTTTGGATGAGAGAAGACAGTCCTGAAGCTATATTAATAGCAAATGAAAAACTTTTTGATTCAGTTATCGCTACTGCTCTTTTACCAGGAGTGAGGGTATTTAACTATAAACAAACTAATGATTTAGTAAATCTTGATTTTTGTGGACTGGGAGATTTTAACGATAAACAAATCGTTGCCAGAATGCAAAAATGGGTAGATATTAATACAGATAGTATGACCAGAGGCGAAGAAGAATGCAATCTACTATCAGAAAACAATAATCAACCCTTTGGAGAAAATCTGGATACATCCTTAAGCAAGCATGTAGAAGAATTAATTGCTGGCTTTAAACAAATGTACCAGTTTTTCATCCAACATCAAAAAGCGCTCTTAGCACCTGATAGTCCCATAGCGGCATTTACTGGTCAAAAAGTCCGTCTTGTGCTTCGCAGCACTCAACTTTATTCGACGCTTTTACAGAATTCCTTGCATCCTAAATATCTTCGAGATGGAGCAGACCGCAGTATTGAGTTAGATGTTTTGGCTGTAGGTTTTACTTCTTTAAAGGATAAACATTCTTCTTGGCCAATGCTAGCACCAGAAAAACAAGCTCTAGAACAGCTTGATATTCCTTATATTAGTGCTTATTCAGATAGTAATGCAATTATTATCAACTCAGACACAACCATTGATAAATTTGTTGAAACTTCTAGTTACAATGATGTAATTACTCGCTTGAAAGAACTAAATGATGTTAATTTAGCCGAGCAAGTTAGTATTATTCTGAGTTCGTTTTACTCAAGTCAGACTTTTGAGAAATTAGACCTATCAAATTTACCAAACACTACTCCAAACCTCGACGAAATAATTCATTTGAGTGAAGAAGCTATTTTGGATCGGGTAATAGAAATCGCCCAAGAAATTAAGCAGCGAGCTATTTATGGGAGTAATAATACTGTTGCTTGGCTGGGGATGACATACGATTTTCAGGGGCAGTATTTTCAACTGCGACCAATAGCCCATAATCTTTATAATGGTTATTGCGGCGTATCTTTATTTTTAGCAGCATTAGCATCAGTTACAAACAAAGCTGAATTTGGCGATTTAGCATTAGGAACTTTACAGTCTTTACGCAAAGGTCTTCAGGAACGAGATCCCGAACTCGAACAGGCTTTAATCAAACAGATGGGGATGGGAGGCGCTACAGGATTAGCCTCTGTTGTCTATACATTTGTTCGAATTGCGGGATTTTTATCTGAACCAAAACTAATTAATGATGCTCAACAAATAGCTTCTTGGCTAAAAGTAGATGCAACTACTGTTGAGGAAGAATTAGGTCTTCTAAAGGGTGCTGCGGGAACAATTCTTAGCTTATTAGCTTTGTATAAAGTGACTCAAGAATCTGACACTTTAGAACAAGCGATCGCATGGGGAAATTACCTCTTAGATCGGCGCGTTACCACAGATACAGGTTATAAAATTTGGACAAACGCCGAGGGAGAACCTTTAACAGGATTTTCTCAGGGTATAGCTGGCATTGCCTACGCCTTGCTACAGTTGTATGCAATAGCTAAAAACTCAGATTTTCTGTCAGCAGCCAAAGAAGCGATCGCTTACGAGCAAAGTTGCTCGATCGCAGCAGACAAATTATCACCCTTAGCTAATTGGTGTCATGGTTTACCTGGTATTATTCTGGCTCGTTTGGCAAGCTTGAGTATTCTAAATACAGAAGAAATTCGCCAGGAAATAGAAACCTCTTTACCAAAAATACAGCAGCCAAGCTTAAAGGCATTAGATAACCTCTGCTGTGGTAATTTTGCTGATGTTGAAGTGCTGCTAGTAGCAGCTGAACAGCTTTCCCGTCTAGAACTTCTAGAAACTGCTCGCTTGCAGACATCTCTAGTTTTGCACAGAAGTGCGATCACTGGTTCTTTCCAACTGCTTCCTAAATTACCTCTTAAAGTCTATCATCCCGGCTTTAGTCAAGGAACTGCTGGCATTGGCTATGAACTATTAAGACTTCTCTATCCCAACAAACTCCCTTCAGTACTACTCTGGCAATAA